The following proteins are co-located in the Poecile atricapillus isolate bPoeAtr1 chromosome 2, bPoeAtr1.hap1, whole genome shotgun sequence genome:
- the LOC131575575 gene encoding collagen alpha-1(III) chain-like, giving the protein MPQPKLLQPGRGGTVLPTGISGLGCLEMSGTQNPRESRCHTEPPAGASKQALAAKSSLTVPVGAVPGPCPPQEPPLQRGSVHPASSARVPPARSVPLGHASSFSFLLLPCPSRAPGSLPGPGKGLGSSGSLRPVMSARLGSAQAELFVFAGSGSRPAPVPGAADGRGAPGLRPPAGRAGRGEGDSGVPAWGEGGSSRCLRAGTAAPSCAVGRQRGAPLPPVSHGLTAAAHACILGHAHAKHLRGWRHLPAALSAPLLRPGKPLRAPQPVPGRDAGLEAPAVLPSGGAGLSPAVTRARQRWQRRGGSGVAPVWLRHGHPREPRHSHGYPRESRHSHGSPGTATAPHSHGYPRESRHSHGNPRTATGAPAQPREPRHSHGHPRDPRHSQGSPGTATAPHSHGHPREPRHSHGIPGTATGAPAQPRSPRHSHGNPGTATGTPTQPREPRHSHGILGTATGAPAQPRPRIATGTPGQPREPRDSHGHPGTATGTPGQPLEPRHNHGHPGTATGTPGQPRSPRHSHGPAQPRDPRHSHGSPGTATATHGNPRTATGTPGQPREPRHSHGIPGTGPFLAHSAAPLPHGPRDNPHVCTLREQPESGTGCGGSGCRGPQGAPGRRDWFYWQTPSSAEPARAIGASRHHRLFPGAILPGRPCLPVLLLGGAGLRDRHPPTAPALPGVPRLPQPRAAAALRPRSHPGTGSAAAFLPFRGSRVRSCRLQLPARPECAASSAPPELSYLRTALAQRAALADPAASACSPLGTLSSLPSATGPWALQEQRGQAGGPEGQRNLGRVTWGTQRTKRGTGWHNAPDSWGDV; this is encoded by the exons ATGCCCCAGCCCAAGCTCCTGCAGCCGGGCAGGGGGGGCACGGTGCTGCCCACCGGGATCTCTGGGCTCGGCTGCCTCGAGATGTCCGGCACGCAGAACCCCAGGGAGAGCCGGTGCCACACCGAGCCTCCCGCAGGG GCGAGCAAACAAGCGCTGGCAGCGAAAAGCAGCCTGACGGTGCCGGTGGGTGCTGTGCCCGggccctgcccaccccaggAGCCGCCTCTCCAGCGGGGCTCCGTGCACCCGGCTTCGTCCGCTCGTGTCCCCCCAGCTCGTTCCGTGCCCCTGGGCCACgccagcagcttttcctttctcttgctgCCCTGTCCCAGCCGTGCCCCGGGCTcgctgcccggcccggggaaagGTCTCGGCAGCTCCGGCTCCCTCCGCCCGGTGATGTCAGCGCGGCTCGGAtctgcccaggcagagctgtttGTGTTCGCAGGATCAGGATCGCGCCCGGCTCCCGTGCCAGGAGCTGCGGACGGGCGGGGGGCCCCGGGGCTGCGCCCGCCCGcgggaagggctgggagaggggagggggactCGGGGGTCCCTGCCTGGGGGGAAGGGGGGTCCAGCCGCTGCCTGAGAGCCGGGACAGCTGCTCCGTCCTGCGCTGTGGGCCGGCAGCGAGGGGCTCCGCTGCCTCCTGTGTCCCACGGGCTCACAGCGGCTGCCCACGCGTGCATCCTGGGCCATGCACATGCAAAACACCTGCGGGGCTGGCGGCACCTGCCAGCGGCTCTGTCCGCCCCGCTCCTGCGGCCGGGAAAGCCGCTGCGGGCCCCGCAGCCCGTTCCTGGCAGAGATGCGGGGCTGGAGGCACCGGCCGTGCTGCCCTCGGGAGGAGCCGGGCTCAGCCCGGCCGTGACGCGGGCACGGCAGCGGTGGCAGCGCCGGGGTGGCTCCGGGGTGGCTCCGGTGTGGCTCCG CCACGGCCACCCACGGGAGCCCCGGCACAGCCACGGGTACCCACGGGAATCCCGGCACAGCCACGGGAGCCCCGGCACAGCCACGGCCCCTCACAGCCACGGGTACCCACGGGAATCCCGGCACAGCCACGGGAACCCCCGCACAGCCACGGGAGCCCCGGCACAGCCACGGGAGCCCCGGCACAGCCACGGCCACCCACGGGATCCCCGGCACAGCCAGGGGAGCCCCGGCACAGCCACGGCCCCGCACAGCCACGGCCACCCACGGGAACCCCGACACAGCCACGGGATCCCCGGCACAGCCACTGGAGCCCCGGCACAGCCACGGTCACCCCGGCACAGCCACGGGAACCCCGGCACAGCCACGGGAACCCCGACACAGCCACGGGAACCCCGGCACAGCCACGGGATCCTCGGCACAGCCACGGGAGCCCCGGCACAGCCACGGCCCCGCATAGCCACGGGAACCCCGGGACAGCCACGGGAACCCCGGGACAGCCACGGTCACCCCGGCACAGCCACGGGAACCCCGGGACAGCCACTGGAGCCCCGACACAACCACGGTCACCCCGGCACAGCCACGGGAACCCCGGGACAGCCACGGTCACCCCGGCACAGCCACGGCCCCGCACAGCCACGGGATCCTCGGCACAGCCACGGGAGCCCCGGGACAGCCACGGCCACCCACGGGAACCCCCGCACAGCCACGGGAACCCCGGGACAGCCACGGGAGCCCCGGCACAGCCACGGGATCCCCGGCACGGGGCCATTCCTCGCACACTCGGCGGCGCCGCTGCCCCACGGCCCGCGGGACAATCCGCACGTCTGCACCCTCAGGGAGCAGCCGGAGAGCGGCACCGGCTGCGGAGGGAGCGGCTGCCGGGGGCCCCAGGGAGCGCCCGGGAGAAGGGACTGGTTTTACTGGCAGA CCCCTTCCTCAGCCGAGCCCGCCCGTGCCATCGGAGCCTCGAGGCATCACCGGCTCTTCCCGGGAGCCATCCTGCCCGGGCGGCCGTGCcttcctgtcctgctcctgggaGGTGCCGGGCTCAGGGACCGCCATCCTCCCACCGCCCCAGCACTGCCGGGggtgcccaggctgccccagccccgagCGGCTGCCGCCCTACGCCCGCGGTCCCAccccggcaccgggagcgcTGCCGCATTCCTGCCATTCCGGGGATCGCGAGTGCGCTCCTGTCGCCTGCAGCTCCCGGCACGGCCGGAGTGCGCGGCCAGCTCCGCTCCGCCCGAGCTCTCCTACCTGCGCACGGCGCTGGCACAACGGGCTGCCCTGGCAG ACCCTGCAGCCAGCGCCTGCTCccccctgggcaccctgagctCTCTCCCCAGTGCCACAGGTCCCTGGGCCCTGCAAGAGCAGCGG GGCCAAGCTGGTGGTCCAGAAGGGCAGAGGAAcctgggcagggtcacctggggCACCCAGAGAACCAAGAGAGGCACTGGCTGGCACAATGCCCCGGACTCGTGGGGCGATGTCTGA